A region of Mustela nigripes isolate SB6536 chromosome 18, MUSNIG.SB6536, whole genome shotgun sequence DNA encodes the following proteins:
- the XKR5 gene encoding LOW QUALITY PROTEIN: XK-related protein 5 (The sequence of the model RefSeq protein was modified relative to this genomic sequence to represent the inferred CDS: inserted 1 base in 1 codon; deleted 2 bases in 1 codon; substituted 3 bases at 3 genomic stop codons) has protein sequence MSEAGAASHWSFTTAYSPPTPPPSSTDRWQGWCVRTTSVWESCAIPRGGNAGTEAPPGASAPAGEKLGSLGTRQGKCHEFTCQGKVPSPLWGPPNAGLESQTALEDPFLRHHHWLLVXLALKTGNVSKIDTAFGEDSPGHFHLLALGMNQPXPQXRTPLFSQPELPLLPQDPXSSEKGSEFQGVLTSEADLLETSSFIPFASDSRDPAPAQKQSTGQREHSLEEGAGALSRGRGRGAGGRRGGEGPEGCTLDFSATVEGGRAGRSFRPIVGCLGRALSSSEHGEQQEPTWDSNLPATAGSGQRRQGQRADRGSKLLAPKIGAPSPLAGGKSACDEPELDIGKAGKTAGPLL, from the exons ATGTCGGAGGCTGGG gCAGCATCTCACTGGTCATTTACTACAGCctacagcccccccacccccccgcccagcTCCACAGACAGGTGGCAGGGCTGGTGTGTCAGGACCACGTCTGTCTGGGAGTCGTGTGCCATCCCAAGGGGAGGTAATGCAGGCACGGAAGCCCCTCCCGGGGCCTCGGCTCCAGctggggagaagctggggagCCTAGGCACTCGCCAGGGAAAATGTCACGAGTTCACCTGCCAGGGAAAGGTCCCCAGCCCACTGTGGGGACCCCCCAACGCTGGGCTAGAAAGCCAGACTGCTCTGGAGGATCCTTTCCTCCGTCACCATCACTGGCTGTTGGTGTGACTTGCCCTAAAG ACAGGAAATGTGTCTAAGATCGACACAGCCTTTGGAGAAGACAGTCCTGGCCACTTTCATCTCCTGGCTTTGGGGATGAACCAGCCCTAACCGCAGTAAAGGACACCCCTGTTTTCCCAGCCAGAGCTCCCACTGTTACCCCAGGACC TGTCTTCAGAGAAAGGCTCTGAGTTTCAGGGTGTCCTGACCTCAGAAGCGGACCTGTTGGAAACCTCCAGTTTCATCCCCTTTGCCAGCGACAGTCGGGACCCAGCTCCTGCCCAGAAGCAGTCCACAGGACAGAGGGAGCACAGCCTGGAGGAAGGAGCTGGGGCTCTTTCTCGAGGGCGGGGCAGGGGTGCGGGTGGgcggagaggaggggaaggaccaGAGGGCTGCACACTGGACTTCAGTGCCACGGTGGAGGGGGGCCGGGCAGGCAG AAGCTTCCGCCCCATCGTAGGCTGCCTTGGCAGAGCCCTCAGCAGCTCagagcatggggagcagcaggagccCACGTGGGACTCGAACCTTCCCGCCACTGCTGGAAGTGGCCAAAG ACGGCAAGGGCAGAGAGCAGACCGAGGCTCCAAACTTCTGGCACCAAAAATAGGAGCGCCCAGCCCGCTGGCTGGTGGAAAGAGTGCCTGCGATGAACCAGAGCTGGACATCGGGAAAGCAGGAAAAACTGCAGGACCACTGCTGTAG